One stretch of Pandoraea oxalativorans DNA includes these proteins:
- a CDS encoding branched-chain amino acid ABC transporter permease, producing the protein MQFFFEILIGGLLSGVMYSLVALGFVLIFKASGVFNFAQGAMVYFAALSVVGLMERGLPLWAAAIGAFVVMILMSMATERFVLRKLVNQSPITLFMATIGLSFFLEGLAPLLWGNEVRPLSLGIVDEPIVSIMDSTGVLVSSFDLAAAGIAAVLVALLALFFKATSIGRALRAVADDHQAALSLGIPLQRIWVVVWSVSGFVALVAGMLWGSRNGVQFALTMTALKALPVLILGGFTSIPGAIVGGLIIGAAEKLAEIYVPQLLQSQFGGNFGGIEGWFPYVFALLFLLVRPEGLFGERHIDRV; encoded by the coding sequence ATGCAGTTCTTCTTCGAAATCCTGATCGGCGGGCTGCTCTCGGGCGTGATGTATTCGCTCGTGGCGCTGGGCTTCGTTTTGATCTTCAAGGCGTCCGGCGTATTCAATTTCGCGCAGGGCGCGATGGTGTACTTCGCGGCCTTGTCGGTCGTCGGTCTCATGGAGCGTGGCTTGCCCCTGTGGGCGGCAGCCATCGGGGCGTTTGTCGTGATGATCCTGATGAGTATGGCGACGGAGCGCTTCGTGTTGCGCAAGCTCGTGAACCAGTCGCCGATCACGCTGTTCATGGCGACCATCGGCCTGTCGTTCTTCCTCGAAGGTCTGGCGCCACTGTTGTGGGGCAACGAAGTGCGTCCGTTGTCACTGGGCATCGTGGACGAACCCATCGTCTCGATCATGGATTCGACGGGCGTGCTGGTGAGCAGCTTCGACCTCGCGGCCGCCGGGATTGCGGCGGTGCTGGTGGCGTTGCTGGCCCTGTTCTTCAAGGCGACGAGCATCGGGCGGGCGCTGCGGGCGGTCGCAGACGACCATCAGGCGGCGCTCTCGCTGGGCATTCCGTTACAGCGCATCTGGGTGGTCGTGTGGAGCGTGTCGGGCTTCGTCGCGCTGGTGGCGGGCATGCTGTGGGGTTCGCGCAATGGTGTTCAGTTCGCGCTCACGATGACGGCGCTCAAGGCGCTGCCCGTGCTGATTCTGGGCGGCTTCACGTCGATTCCCGGCGCGATTGTGGGCGGGCTGATCATCGGTGCGGCGGAAAAGCTCGCGGAGATCTACGTGCCGCAACTGCTGCAAAGTCAGTTCGGCGGCAATTTCGGTGGCATCGAGGGCTGGTTCCCTTACGTCTTCGCCCTGCTGTTCCTGCTGGTACGCCCGGAAGGGCTGTTCGGCGAACGGCATATCGACCGGGTCTGA
- a CDS encoding ABC transporter ATP-binding protein, producing the protein MSEHRKTGEVLLDLQHISLSFGGVKALTDISFNVMAHEIRAIIGPNGAGKSSMLNVINGVYHPQQGTIVFRGEVRQRMHPTSAARQGVARTFQNIALFKGMSVLDNIMTGRNTRMRAGLLASALWWGKARQEEMANRAKVEEIIDFLEIQHIRKTPVGRLPYGLQKRVELARALAAEPELLLLDEPMAGMNLEEKRDMCRFILEVNEEFGTTIVLIEHDMGVVMDISDRVVVLDYGKKIGDGTPAEVRADPEVIRAYLGAAQGMPAAA; encoded by the coding sequence ATGAGTGAGCACCGCAAGACTGGCGAAGTACTGCTCGATTTGCAGCACATCAGCTTGTCGTTCGGCGGCGTCAAGGCGTTGACGGATATCTCGTTCAACGTGATGGCGCACGAGATCCGCGCGATCATCGGCCCGAACGGCGCGGGCAAGAGTTCGATGCTCAACGTCATCAATGGCGTCTATCACCCGCAGCAGGGCACGATCGTGTTTCGCGGCGAAGTGCGGCAGCGCATGCATCCGACGTCGGCCGCACGCCAGGGCGTGGCGCGCACCTTCCAGAACATCGCCTTGTTCAAGGGCATGTCCGTGCTCGACAACATCATGACGGGACGCAACACCCGCATGCGTGCCGGACTTCTGGCCAGCGCCCTCTGGTGGGGGAAGGCGCGTCAGGAGGAGATGGCGAATCGCGCCAAGGTCGAAGAGATCATCGACTTCCTCGAAATTCAGCACATCCGCAAGACGCCCGTCGGACGACTGCCGTACGGGCTGCAAAAGCGTGTCGAGCTGGCGCGCGCGCTGGCTGCCGAGCCCGAACTGCTGCTGCTCGACGAGCCGATGGCGGGCATGAACCTCGAAGAGAAGCGCGACATGTGTCGCTTCATTCTCGAAGTGAACGAGGAGTTCGGCACGACCATCGTGCTGATCGAGCACGACATGGGCGTGGTGATGGACATCTCCGATCGTGTGGTGGTGCTCGACTACGGCAAGAAGATCGGCGATGGCACTCCTGCGGAGGTTCGCGCCGACCCCGAGGTGATCCGCGCCTATCTCGGGGCAGCACAGGGCATGCCAGCGGCGGCGTGA
- a CDS encoding AMP-dependent synthetase/ligase produces the protein MQERTTFPRLLLAHAATRGARTAYREKDLGIWQSWSWQEAAHEVRMLACALAAAGFKRGDNLAIVGNNRVRLYWAMTAAQALGGVAVPLYQDAVAAEMAHVLEDAEIDFVVAEDQEQVDKLLELRERVPHLSHIIYEDPRGLRNYDAAGLQSYASALEQGRTFNAQHPRYFDDAVAAVAPDDTATILYTSGTTGKPKGVCHSHAGLIGAAYHGSTFDRLGPGDEVLSYLPMAWVGDHLFSYAQALVAGFTVNCPESPDTISTDMREIGPTYYFAPPRVYENVLTQVMIRMEDANRLKRKMFAHFMDVANRCGAAVLDRRPVSWLDRLQYAVGNLCVYGPLRNTLGMSRIRTAYTAGEAIGPDLFRFYRAIGINLKQFYGQTETCAYVCLQPDRQVRFDSVGPVAPGMEIKIGDNGEVLVRGVGLLKEYYKRPDATREALDESGYFRTGDAGIIDADGHLRIIDRAKDVGKLACGSLFAPKYIENKLKFFSYIKEAVAFGDGRDGVCAFINIDIDAVGNWAERKNLAYAGYIDLASNPLVAELILGCIEQVNADLAKEPAFAAAQIQRFVILHKELDPDDDELTRTRKVRRAFIAQKYDVLIDAFYTGKSTQFIETRVKFEDGREGSVSATLTIHPARVVGVRAPVDDPAPAKLRCAA, from the coding sequence ATGCAGGAGCGGACTACCTTCCCGCGATTGTTGTTGGCCCATGCCGCGACACGGGGCGCCCGCACGGCGTATCGGGAAAAAGATCTCGGGATCTGGCAGAGCTGGAGCTGGCAGGAGGCCGCGCATGAAGTGCGCATGCTCGCCTGCGCGCTCGCCGCCGCCGGGTTCAAACGTGGCGACAATCTGGCCATCGTCGGCAATAACCGGGTGCGCCTGTATTGGGCGATGACGGCCGCGCAAGCCCTCGGGGGCGTGGCCGTGCCGCTGTATCAGGACGCCGTCGCTGCCGAAATGGCCCACGTGCTCGAAGACGCCGAGATCGATTTCGTCGTCGCCGAAGATCAGGAGCAGGTCGACAAGCTGCTGGAGTTGCGAGAGCGCGTGCCGCACCTGTCGCACATCATCTACGAAGACCCGCGGGGCTTGCGTAATTACGATGCCGCCGGGTTGCAATCGTACGCCTCGGCGCTGGAGCAGGGGCGTACCTTCAACGCGCAGCATCCGCGCTACTTCGACGATGCCGTCGCCGCCGTCGCGCCGGACGACACCGCCACCATCCTCTACACCTCCGGCACGACGGGCAAACCGAAGGGCGTCTGCCACTCGCACGCCGGCCTGATCGGCGCGGCGTATCATGGCAGCACGTTCGACCGGCTTGGCCCGGGCGACGAAGTGCTGTCCTATCTGCCGATGGCCTGGGTCGGCGACCACCTGTTTTCCTACGCGCAAGCGCTCGTGGCTGGCTTCACGGTCAACTGCCCCGAATCGCCCGACACGATCTCCACCGACATGCGCGAGATCGGTCCGACCTACTACTTCGCGCCGCCGCGGGTATACGAGAACGTACTCACGCAAGTCATGATCCGCATGGAGGACGCGAACCGTCTGAAGCGCAAGATGTTCGCGCACTTCATGGACGTGGCGAACCGCTGTGGGGCGGCCGTGCTGGATCGTCGCCCGGTCTCATGGCTGGACCGTTTGCAATACGCGGTGGGGAACCTCTGTGTGTACGGCCCGCTGCGCAATACGCTCGGCATGAGCCGTATCCGCACGGCTTACACCGCTGGCGAAGCTATCGGCCCGGACCTGTTCCGCTTCTACCGCGCCATCGGCATCAACCTCAAACAGTTCTACGGTCAGACGGAGACGTGCGCGTACGTCTGCCTGCAACCGGATCGTCAGGTGCGATTCGACAGCGTTGGCCCGGTCGCGCCCGGCATGGAAATCAAGATTGGCGATAACGGCGAAGTGCTCGTGCGGGGTGTGGGCTTGCTCAAGGAGTACTACAAGCGGCCCGATGCCACGCGCGAGGCGCTCGACGAGAGCGGCTATTTCCGCACCGGCGACGCGGGCATCATCGATGCCGACGGCCATCTGCGCATCATCGACCGCGCCAAGGATGTCGGCAAACTCGCCTGCGGGTCGCTGTTCGCGCCCAAGTACATCGAGAACAAGCTCAAGTTTTTCTCGTATATCAAGGAAGCGGTGGCCTTCGGTGACGGCCGCGACGGCGTTTGCGCGTTCATCAACATCGATATCGACGCCGTGGGCAACTGGGCCGAGCGCAAGAACCTCGCTTACGCCGGTTACATCGATCTCGCCAGCAATCCGCTGGTCGCCGAACTGATCCTCGGTTGCATCGAACAAGTCAATGCCGATCTCGCGAAGGAACCGGCGTTTGCCGCCGCACAGATTCAGCGCTTCGTGATTCTGCACAAGGAACTGGACCCGGACGACGACGAACTGACCCGCACGCGCAAGGTGCGCCGCGCGTTCATCGCCCAGAAATACGACGTGCTGATCGACGCCTTTTACACCGGCAAGTCGACGCAGTTCATCGAAACGCGCGTGAAGTTCGAAGACGGACGCGAGGGCAGTGTCAGCGCGACGCTCACGATTCACCCGGCGCGTGTGGTCGGGGTGCGCGCGCCCGTCGACGACCCTGCGCCTGCGAAGCTGCGCTGCGCGGCCTGA